In Phreatobacter oligotrophus, the following are encoded in one genomic region:
- a CDS encoding 2-dehydro-3-deoxygalactonokinase, translating to MSEPRLIGVDWGTTSFRAVLMDGDGAILDRTASGDGLLSVTDRGFEAVLERAVGGWDRARALPVIASGMVTSRSGWVETAYLPCPAGAAELAGALTRFTTEGGRRIALITGLSFRHADGAPDVMRGEETQIASLRLAGTRLAVMPGTHSKWVRVEDGRITAFRTAMTGDAFAALRDHTVLKLTTAERADAPEAFAAGVALGAAESGAGLLGKLFRQRAGSLLGDFPASETAERLSGLLIGTEIAEARHFAPDVSGSMVIVGGEALAARYAAALDVLGIAHETAPADAAFAGQVRIAVAAGLV from the coding sequence ATGTCGGAACCGCGGCTGATCGGCGTCGATTGGGGCACGACCTCGTTCCGCGCCGTGCTGATGGACGGCGACGGCGCGATCCTCGACCGGACGGCGAGCGGCGACGGGCTGCTGTCGGTGACCGACCGCGGTTTCGAGGCGGTGCTGGAGCGGGCCGTCGGCGGCTGGGACAGGGCCCGCGCCCTGCCTGTCATCGCCTCCGGCATGGTGACCAGCCGCAGCGGCTGGGTGGAGACCGCCTACCTCCCCTGCCCTGCGGGGGCTGCGGAACTCGCCGGCGCCCTCACCCGCTTCACCACGGAGGGCGGGCGGCGGATCGCACTCATCACCGGCCTGTCGTTCCGCCATGCCGACGGCGCGCCGGACGTCATGCGCGGCGAAGAGACGCAGATCGCCAGTCTGCGGCTTGCCGGCACCCGGCTCGCGGTCATGCCGGGCACCCATTCCAAATGGGTGCGGGTGGAGGATGGGCGGATCACAGCCTTCCGGACGGCGATGACGGGCGATGCCTTCGCGGCGCTGCGCGACCACACCGTGCTGAAGCTGACGACGGCGGAGCGTGCCGACGCGCCGGAGGCTTTCGCCGCCGGGGTGGCGCTTGGGGCGGCGGAGAGCGGCGCGGGCCTGCTCGGCAAGCTGTTCCGCCAGCGGGCGGGGAGCCTCCTCGGCGACTTTCCCGCTTCCGAGACGGCGGAGCGGCTGTCGGGCCTGCTCATCGGCACGGAGATCGCCGAGGCCCGCCATTTCGCGCCGGATGTCAGCGGATCGATGGTGATCGTCGGCGGCGAGGCACTGGCGGCGCGCTATGCGGCAGCGCTGGACGTGCTTGGCATTGCCCATGAAACGGCCCCGGCCGATGCGGCCTTTGCCGGTCAGGTCCGGATCGCAGTGGCGGCCGGGCTGGTGTGA
- the arfB gene encoding alternative ribosome rescue aminoacyl-tRNA hydrolase ArfB codes for MTPPGCDNAGIMADPIPVTSFLDLDPDDVSYSFVRASGPGGQNVNKVSTACELRFNLAASRLPPDIKARLVPLAGSKLTKDGVIVIQADRFRSQDMNREDALARLVEMVAKAAVRPKRRIATKPTRASKERRLEGKQKRAGVKKMRQGKPGMD; via the coding sequence ATGACGCCCCCCGGCTGCGACAATGCCGGCATCATGGCCGATCCGATCCCCGTCACATCCTTCCTCGACCTCGACCCGGACGACGTGAGCTACAGCTTCGTCCGCGCCTCCGGCCCTGGCGGGCAGAACGTCAACAAGGTCTCGACCGCCTGCGAACTGCGCTTCAACCTCGCGGCCTCCAGGCTGCCGCCCGACATCAAGGCGCGGCTGGTGCCGCTGGCCGGGTCGAAGCTGACCAAGGATGGCGTCATCGTCATCCAGGCGGACCGCTTCCGCTCCCAGGACATGAACCGCGAGGATGCCCTCGCCCGCCTGGTCGAGATGGTGGCCAAGGCGGCCGTGCGGCCGAAACGGCGCATCGCAACGAAGCCGACCCGGGCGTCGAAGGAGCGGCGGCTCGAGGGCAAGCAGAAGCGCGCGGGCGTGAAGAAGATGCGGCAGGGCAAGCCGGGGATGGATTGA
- a CDS encoding dihydrodipicolinate synthase family protein — protein MKANGTDLTTASGVYVIAATPFHEDGRIDEKSTDSMVDFYRACGCDGMTILGVMGEAPKLAAEESVAISKQIIKRAGASMPVIVGVSAPGFAAMRSLARTVMDAGAAGVMIAPPNTLRTDDQIVTYYKQAVDAIGDDIPFCIQDFPLTFSVVMSPKVIRSIIQELPSCVMLKHEDWPGLEKISTLRGFEADGSMRHVSILCGNGGLFLDFECERGADGAMTGYAFPDMLVDVVRLQKAGKRDAAHDLFDAHLPLIRYEQQPGAGLAVRKYLLKKRGVIASDAQRKPGAPLSAKARAEVDYLFDRLAKLDARAKAA, from the coding sequence AAGTCGACGGACTCCATGGTCGACTTCTACCGCGCCTGCGGCTGCGACGGCATGACCATCCTCGGCGTCATGGGTGAGGCGCCGAAGCTCGCCGCCGAGGAGTCGGTGGCCATCTCCAAGCAGATCATCAAGCGCGCCGGCGCCTCGATGCCGGTCATCGTCGGCGTCTCCGCCCCCGGCTTTGCCGCCATGCGCTCGCTCGCCCGCACGGTGATGGATGCGGGCGCCGCCGGCGTCATGATCGCCCCGCCGAACACCCTGCGCACCGACGACCAGATCGTCACCTATTACAAGCAGGCGGTGGACGCGATCGGCGACGACATCCCCTTCTGCATCCAGGACTTCCCGCTCACCTTCTCGGTGGTGATGAGCCCGAAGGTCATCCGCTCGATCATCCAGGAGCTGCCCTCCTGCGTGATGCTGAAGCACGAGGACTGGCCGGGCCTCGAGAAGATCTCGACCCTGCGCGGCTTCGAGGCCGATGGCTCCATGCGCCACGTCTCGATCCTCTGCGGCAATGGCGGCCTCTTCCTCGACTTCGAATGCGAGCGCGGCGCCGACGGCGCCATGACCGGCTATGCCTTCCCGGACATGCTGGTGGATGTCGTCCGCCTGCAGAAGGCCGGCAAGCGCGATGCGGCCCATGACCTCTTCGACGCCCACCTGCCGCTCATCCGCTACGAGCAGCAGCCGGGTGCCGGCCTCGCCGTGCGCAAGTATCTCCTCAAGAAGCGCGGCGTCATCGCCTCCGACGCGCAGCGCAAGCCGGGCGCCCCGCTCTCGGCCAAGGCCCGCGCCGAGGTGGACTACCTGTTCGACCGCCTCGCCAAGCTCGACGCCCGCGCCAAGGCGGCGTGA
- a CDS encoding L,D-transpeptidase family protein: protein MIHITSPGLLRAALFSAMTALAPTLAEAQTPPAATEAPAAPAAAPAAPPPAAQAPAAPAPTAQAPADGAQPATAAPPARPRPPRPPPPPRVTALSTDPQPTYGPQTIAVTRSALAQYQQIARRGGWGTLPPTARLTKGQRGGEVLRLKQRLAAEGDLPAQFASGDLFDDATFAAVQRFQRRVGLLPSGIVAAATIRQLNIPVEARIRSLEKSLERLAESRFAFGPRYVIVNIPAAAAEAIEGDVVKRRHVVIVGKQAHASPMVETRLTVVNFNPTWTIPTSIIKRDIIPRMRRNPATLANMRVRILDRSGNEVNPAAIDWSTERAVNYTLRQDPGPGNSLGRVRIDMPNTEAVFMHDTPSRGLFQSDSRTLSSGCVRVADVSDFVTWLLGPQGFTKEQVVEGMTQTQRRDVRLTQAVPVAWVYLTGWSAPDGTVQFRDDIYGWDAPGAPPQAIVRPVQRQAPPPVEVAPQVQQAPPPPQNFFESIFGTQRGPSADARY, encoded by the coding sequence ATGATTCACATCACCTCCCCCGGGCTGCTCCGCGCCGCGCTCTTCAGCGCCATGACGGCGCTTGCGCCGACGCTCGCCGAGGCACAGACGCCGCCCGCGGCCACCGAGGCGCCGGCGGCTCCTGCCGCAGCCCCTGCTGCGCCGCCTCCCGCGGCCCAGGCGCCTGCTGCTCCGGCTCCCACCGCGCAGGCGCCCGCTGACGGCGCGCAGCCGGCGACCGCCGCCCCTCCCGCGCGGCCGCGCCCGCCGCGGCCCCCGCCGCCGCCGCGCGTCACCGCGCTCTCGACCGATCCACAGCCGACCTATGGGCCGCAGACGATCGCCGTCACCCGGTCGGCGCTCGCCCAGTACCAGCAGATCGCCCGGCGCGGCGGCTGGGGTACCCTTCCGCCAACGGCACGCCTCACCAAGGGCCAGCGCGGCGGCGAGGTCCTCCGGCTGAAGCAGCGGCTCGCCGCCGAGGGTGACCTTCCCGCACAGTTCGCCAGCGGCGACCTCTTCGACGATGCCACCTTCGCCGCCGTGCAGCGCTTCCAGCGCCGCGTCGGCCTGCTGCCTTCGGGCATCGTCGCGGCGGCGACCATCCGCCAGCTCAACATTCCCGTCGAGGCGCGCATCCGCTCTCTGGAGAAGTCGCTGGAGCGGCTCGCCGAGAGCCGTTTCGCCTTCGGTCCGCGCTACGTCATCGTCAACATTCCCGCCGCTGCCGCGGAGGCCATCGAGGGCGACGTGGTCAAGCGCCGCCACGTGGTCATCGTCGGCAAGCAGGCCCATGCCTCGCCCATGGTCGAGACACGGCTGACGGTGGTGAACTTCAATCCGACCTGGACGATCCCCACCTCGATCATCAAGCGCGACATCATCCCGCGCATGCGCCGCAACCCCGCGACCCTCGCCAACATGCGGGTGCGCATCCTCGACCGCTCCGGCAACGAGGTGAACCCGGCGGCCATCGACTGGTCGACCGAGCGGGCGGTGAACTACACGCTGCGGCAGGATCCCGGCCCCGGCAATTCGCTGGGCCGCGTGCGCATCGACATGCCGAACACGGAAGCGGTGTTCATGCACGACACGCCGTCGCGCGGGCTGTTCCAGTCCGACAGCCGCACGCTCTCCTCGGGCTGCGTGCGCGTCGCCGACGTCTCCGACTTCGTCACCTGGCTGCTGGGCCCCCAAGGCTTCACCAAGGAGCAGGTGGTCGAGGGCATGACGCAGACGCAGCGCCGCGACGTGAGGCTGACGCAGGCCGTGCCGGTCGCCTGGGTCTATCTGACCGGCTGGTCAGCGCCGGACGGCACCGTGCAGTTCCGTGACGACATCTATGGCTGGGACGCGCCGGGCGCGCCGCCACAGGCGATCGTCAGGCCGGTCCAGCGGCAGGCGCCGCCGCCGGTCGAGGTCGCACCGCAGGTGCAGCAGGCCCCGCCCCCGCCGCAGAACTTCTTCGAGAGCATCTTCGGCACCCAGCGCGGGCCGTCAGCCGACGCGCGCTACTGA
- a CDS encoding formate--tetrahydrofolate ligase, whose amino-acid sequence MSHDLAVARAATLRPIAEVAATAGIPVDALEPYGKHIAKLDEGYLAGLKGRADGKLVLVTAINPTPAGEGKTTTTIGLGDGLNRIGKRAVIALREPSLGPVFGTKGGATGGGKAQVLPMEAINLHFTGDFHAITSAHNLLAALVDNHVYWGNALAIDTRRIVWRRVLDMNDRALRAIVNGLGGAGNGYSREDGFDITVASEVMACFCLADDLADLEARLSRIVVAYTRDKKPVTAGQLNAAGAMTALLKDAIKPNLVQTIEGSPALIHGGPFANIAHGCNSVIATRTALKLGDYVVTEAGFGADLGAEKFFDIKCRKAGLKPDAAVVVATVRALKMNGGVAKADLARENLEALRAGIVNLGRHVENVRAFGVPVVVAINHFTTDTAAEHQLIADICRDEFGVEAVQCRHWADGAAGAEDLARKVVALCEGGTAHFQPLYPDNLSLEGKILSVATRIYRADDIAIAPKAAADLKAFEAAGYGHLPVCMAKTQYSFSADPSLLGAPTGHTVPVREVRLSAGAGFVVAICGDIMTMPGLPKLPAAEAIHVSAEGLIEGLF is encoded by the coding sequence ATGTCCCATGACCTCGCCGTTGCCCGCGCCGCGACCCTCCGCCCCATCGCCGAGGTCGCCGCGACGGCGGGAATCCCGGTCGATGCGCTGGAGCCCTATGGCAAGCACATCGCCAAGCTGGACGAAGGCTATCTCGCGGGGCTGAAGGGCCGGGCGGACGGCAAGCTCGTCCTCGTCACCGCCATCAACCCGACGCCAGCCGGCGAGGGCAAGACCACCACCACGATCGGCCTCGGCGACGGCCTCAACCGCATCGGCAAGCGGGCGGTCATCGCCTTGCGCGAGCCCTCCCTCGGCCCGGTCTTCGGCACCAAGGGCGGCGCCACCGGCGGCGGCAAGGCGCAGGTCCTCCCCATGGAGGCGATCAACCTCCACTTCACCGGCGATTTCCACGCCATAACCTCGGCGCACAACCTCCTCGCCGCCCTGGTCGACAACCACGTCTACTGGGGCAATGCGCTGGCGATCGACACCCGCCGCATCGTCTGGCGTCGCGTGCTCGACATGAACGACCGGGCGCTGCGCGCTATCGTCAACGGCCTAGGCGGCGCCGGCAACGGCTATTCCCGCGAGGACGGCTTCGACATCACGGTGGCCTCCGAGGTCATGGCCTGCTTCTGCCTCGCCGATGATCTCGCCGACCTCGAGGCGCGGCTATCGCGCATCGTCGTCGCCTATACCCGCGACAAGAAGCCGGTCACCGCCGGCCAGCTAAACGCCGCCGGCGCCATGACGGCGCTGCTCAAGGACGCGATCAAGCCGAACCTCGTCCAGACCATCGAGGGCTCGCCCGCCCTCATCCATGGCGGTCCCTTCGCCAACATCGCCCATGGCTGCAACTCGGTAATCGCCACCCGCACTGCGCTGAAGCTCGGCGACTACGTGGTGACCGAGGCGGGCTTCGGCGCCGATCTCGGGGCCGAGAAGTTCTTCGACATCAAGTGCCGCAAGGCCGGCCTCAAGCCCGACGCCGCTGTCGTCGTCGCCACCGTCCGCGCTCTGAAGATGAACGGCGGCGTCGCCAAGGCCGACCTCGCGCGCGAGAACCTCGAAGCCCTTCGCGCCGGCATCGTCAATCTCGGCCGCCATGTCGAGAATGTCCGCGCCTTCGGCGTGCCGGTGGTGGTCGCCATCAACCACTTCACCACCGACACGGCGGCCGAGCACCAGCTCATCGCCGACATCTGCCGCGACGAATTCGGCGTCGAGGCGGTGCAGTGCCGCCACTGGGCGGATGGGGCGGCGGGGGCCGAGGACCTCGCCCGCAAGGTCGTGGCGCTCTGCGAGGGCGGCACGGCGCATTTCCAGCCGCTCTATCCGGACAACCTGTCGCTCGAGGGCAAGATCCTCTCGGTCGCGACCCGGATCTACCGCGCCGACGACATCGCCATCGCGCCCAAGGCCGCCGCCGACCTCAAGGCCTTCGAGGCTGCGGGCTATGGCCACCTGCCGGTCTGCATGGCGAAGACGCAATATTCCTTCTCCGCCGATCCGAGCCTGCTGGGTGCACCGACCGGACACACCGTGCCGGTGCGCGAGGTCAGGCTCTCCGCCGGCGCCGGCTTCGTCGTGGCGATCTGCGGAGACATCATGACCATGCCGGGCCTGCCCAAGCTGCCGGCGGCCGAGGCGATCCATGTCAGCGCGGAAGGGCTGATTGAGGGGCTGTTCTAA